One region of Streptomyces leeuwenhoekii genomic DNA includes:
- a CDS encoding NAD-dependent malic enzyme → MATAPSVSYSMTIRLEVPASGTAVSQLTTAVESSGGSVTGLDVTASGHEKLRIDVTIAATSTAHADEIVEKLRGIEGVTLGKVSDRTFLMHLGGKIEMASKHPIRNRDDLSMVYTPGVARVCMAIAENPEDARRLTIKRNSVAVVTDGSAVLGLGNIGPKAALPVMEGKAALFKRFAGIDAWPICLDTQDTDAIVEIVKAIAPGFAGINLEDISAPRCFEIEARLREALDIPVFHDDQHGTAIVVLAALTNALRVVDKGIESVRVVMSGAGAAGTAILKLLLAAGVKNAVVADIHGVVHAGREDLVDAAPQSALRWIADNTNPEGLTGSLKEAVRGADVFIGVSAPNVLDGDDVAAMADDAVVFALANPDPEVDPAIARQTAAVVATGRSDFPNQINNVLVFPGVFRGLLDAQSRTVNTEMMLAAAKALADVVTEDELNPNYIVPSVFNDKVAGAVAGAVREAAKAVGATAS, encoded by the coding sequence ATGGCAACGGCGCCCAGCGTCTCCTACTCGATGACCATCCGGCTGGAGGTGCCCGCGAGCGGAACCGCCGTCTCGCAGCTCACCACCGCCGTGGAGTCCTCCGGAGGCTCGGTGACCGGCCTCGACGTCACCGCGTCCGGGCACGAGAAGCTCCGGATCGACGTCACGATCGCGGCCACCTCCACCGCGCACGCCGACGAGATCGTGGAGAAGCTCCGCGGCATCGAGGGCGTCACGCTGGGCAAGGTCTCGGACCGTACGTTCCTGATGCACCTCGGCGGCAAGATCGAGATGGCGTCGAAGCACCCCATCCGCAACCGTGACGACCTGTCCATGGTCTACACGCCGGGTGTGGCGCGCGTCTGCATGGCGATCGCCGAGAACCCCGAGGACGCCCGCCGCCTGACCATCAAGCGCAACTCCGTCGCCGTGGTCACGGACGGCTCCGCGGTGCTGGGCCTGGGCAACATCGGCCCGAAGGCGGCCCTGCCGGTCATGGAGGGCAAGGCGGCCCTGTTCAAGCGGTTCGCCGGGATCGACGCCTGGCCGATCTGCCTGGACACCCAGGACACCGACGCCATCGTCGAGATCGTCAAGGCGATCGCCCCGGGCTTCGCCGGGATCAACCTGGAGGACATCTCCGCGCCGCGCTGCTTCGAGATCGAGGCCCGCCTGCGCGAGGCCCTCGACATCCCCGTCTTCCACGACGACCAGCACGGCACCGCCATCGTCGTCCTCGCCGCCCTGACCAACGCCCTGCGCGTCGTCGACAAGGGCATCGAGAGCGTCCGCGTGGTCATGTCCGGCGCCGGCGCCGCCGGCACGGCCATCCTGAAGCTGCTGCTGGCCGCGGGCGTGAAGAACGCCGTCGTGGCCGACATCCACGGCGTGGTGCACGCCGGCCGCGAGGACCTCGTCGACGCCGCCCCGCAGTCGGCGCTGCGCTGGATCGCCGACAACACCAACCCCGAGGGCCTGACGGGCTCCCTGAAGGAGGCCGTGCGCGGCGCCGACGTGTTCATCGGCGTCTCGGCCCCCAACGTCCTCGACGGCGACGACGTGGCCGCCATGGCCGACGACGCCGTGGTGTTCGCGCTCGCGAACCCCGACCCCGAGGTCGACCCGGCAATCGCCCGCCAGACCGCGGCGGTTGTGGCCACCGGCCGCTCCGACTTCCCCAACCAGATCAACAACGTGCTGGTGTTCCCGGGTGTCTTCCGCGGTCTGCTGGACGCCCAGTCCCGCACGGTCAACACCGAGATGATGCTGGCCGCCGCCAAGGCGCTGGCGGACGTGGTGACCGAGGACGAGCTGAACCCGAACTACATCGTCCCCAGCGTGTTCAACGACAAGGTCGCGGGTGCCGTGGCCGGCGCCGTGCGCGAGGCGGCGAAGGCCGTGGGAGCGACGGCCTCGTAG
- a CDS encoding HU family DNA-binding protein, with translation MNRSELVAALADRAEVTRKDADAVLAAFADVVGDIVAKGDEKVTIPGFLTFERTHRAARTARNPQTGEPIQIPAGYSVKVSAGSKLKEAAKGK, from the coding sequence ATGAACCGCAGTGAGCTGGTGGCCGCGCTGGCCGACCGCGCCGAGGTGACCCGCAAGGACGCCGACGCCGTGCTGGCCGCGTTCGCCGACGTCGTCGGCGACATCGTCGCCAAGGGCGACGAGAAGGTCACCATTCCCGGCTTCCTCACCTTCGAGCGCACCCACCGTGCCGCTCGCACCGCTCGCAACCCGCAGACCGGTGAGCCGATCCAGATCCCGGCCGGCTACAGCGTGAAGGTCTCCGCGGGCTCCAAGCTCAAGGAAGCCGCCAAGGGCAAGTGA
- the murA gene encoding UDP-N-acetylglucosamine 1-carboxyvinyltransferase, translating to MTVNGSDDVLLVHGGTPLEGEIRVRGAKNLVPKAMVAALLGSAPSRLRNVPDIRDVRVVRGLLQLHGVTVRPGEEPGELVLDPTRVESANVADIDAHAGSSRIPILFCGPLLHRLGHAFIPGLGGCDIGGRPIDFHFDVLRQFGAKIEKRADGQYLEAPQRLRGTKIRLPYPSVGATEQVLLTAVLAEGVTELSNAAVEPEIEDLICVLQKMGAIIAMDTDRTIRITGVDKLGGYAHRALPDRLEAASWASAALATEGNIYVRGAQQRSMMTFLNTYRKVGGAFEIDDEGIRFWHPGGQLKSIALETDVHPGFQTDWQQPLVVALTQATGLSIIHETVYESRLGFTSALNQMGAHIQLYRECLGGSHCRFGQRNFLHSAVVSGPTRLEGADLVIPDLRGGFSYLIAALAAQGTSRVHGIDLINRGYENFMDKLMELGAKVELPGKALG from the coding sequence ATGACCGTCAACGGCTCTGATGACGTACTGCTTGTCCACGGCGGAACCCCGCTGGAGGGCGAGATCCGGGTCCGCGGTGCGAAGAACCTCGTGCCGAAGGCCATGGTCGCCGCCCTGCTGGGCAGTGCGCCGAGCAGACTGCGCAACGTCCCGGACATCCGCGACGTGCGGGTCGTCCGCGGGCTGCTGCAACTGCACGGGGTGACGGTCCGTCCGGGCGAGGAGCCGGGCGAGCTGGTGCTCGACCCGACCCGCGTGGAGAGCGCGAACGTCGCCGACATCGACGCCCACGCGGGATCGAGCCGCATCCCGATCCTGTTCTGCGGCCCGCTGCTGCACCGCCTCGGGCACGCGTTCATCCCCGGCCTGGGCGGTTGCGACATCGGCGGCCGGCCCATCGACTTCCACTTCGACGTGCTGCGCCAGTTCGGCGCGAAGATCGAGAAGCGGGCGGACGGCCAGTACCTGGAGGCCCCGCAGCGGCTGCGCGGCACCAAGATCCGGCTGCCGTACCCGTCCGTCGGCGCGACCGAGCAGGTGCTGCTGACGGCCGTGCTCGCCGAGGGCGTCACGGAGCTGTCCAACGCGGCCGTCGAGCCGGAGATCGAGGACCTGATCTGCGTCCTGCAGAAAATGGGCGCGATCATCGCGATGGACACCGACCGCACCATCCGCATCACCGGTGTGGACAAGCTCGGCGGTTACGCCCACCGGGCCCTGCCGGACCGCCTGGAGGCCGCCTCCTGGGCCTCCGCCGCCCTGGCGACCGAGGGGAACATCTACGTCCGCGGCGCCCAGCAGCGCTCGATGATGACGTTCCTCAACACCTACCGGAAGGTGGGCGGTGCCTTCGAGATCGACGACGAGGGCATCCGCTTCTGGCACCCCGGCGGGCAGCTCAAGTCCATCGCTCTGGAGACGGACGTGCACCCCGGCTTCCAGACCGACTGGCAGCAGCCGCTGGTGGTGGCGCTGACGCAGGCCACGGGGCTGTCCATCATCCACGAGACGGTCTACGAGTCCCGCCTCGGCTTCACCTCCGCGCTGAACCAGATGGGCGCCCACATCCAGCTCTACCGCGAGTGCCTCGGCGGCTCCCACTGCCGCTTCGGCCAGCGCAACTTCCTGCACTCCGCCGTCGTGTCGGGCCCGACCCGGCTGGAGGGCGCCGACCTGGTCATCCCCGACCTGCGCGGCGGCTTCTCCTACCTCATCGCCGCCCTCGCCGCCCAGGGCACGTCCCGGGTGCACGGCATCGACCTCATCAACCGCGGCTACGAGAACTTCATGGACAAGCTCATGGAGCTCGGCGCGAAGGTGGAACTGCCGGGCAAGGCGCTCGGCTGA
- a CDS encoding YqgE/AlgH family protein, whose protein sequence is MTEVSSLTGRLLVATPALADPNFDRAVVLLLDHDEEGSLGVVLNRPTPVGVGDILEGWADLAGEPGVVFQGGPVSLDSALGVAVVPGGDSGEAAPLGWRRVHGAIGLVDLEAPPELLASAVGSLRIFAGYAGWGPGQLEDELVEGAWYVVESEPGDVSSPAPERLWREVLRRQRNELAMVATYPDDPSLN, encoded by the coding sequence ATGACCGAGGTGTCCTCGCTCACAGGGCGGTTGCTCGTGGCCACCCCCGCCCTGGCGGACCCGAACTTCGACCGCGCGGTGGTGCTCCTTCTCGACCACGACGAGGAGGGCTCCCTCGGTGTCGTCCTCAACCGCCCGACGCCGGTCGGCGTGGGCGACATCCTGGAGGGCTGGGCGGACCTCGCCGGCGAACCCGGCGTCGTCTTCCAGGGCGGCCCGGTCTCCCTGGACTCCGCCCTCGGCGTCGCCGTCGTCCCCGGCGGCGACAGCGGGGAGGCCGCCCCGCTGGGCTGGCGCCGGGTGCACGGCGCGATCGGTCTGGTGGACCTGGAGGCCCCGCCCGAGCTGCTGGCCTCGGCCGTCGGGTCGCTGCGGATCTTCGCCGGATACGCCGGCTGGGGCCCCGGCCAACTGGAGGACGAACTGGTCGAGGGCGCCTGGTACGTGGTGGAGTCCGAGCCCGGCGACGTGTCCTCCCCGGCGCCCGAGCGGCTGTGGCGCGAGGTCCTGCGCCGCCAGCGCAACGAACTGGCGATGGTGGCGACGTACCCGGACGACCCTTCGCTCAACTGA
- a CDS encoding DUF3039 domain-containing protein: MSTLEPERGTGTGTLVEPTPQTSHGDGDHERFAHYVQKDKIMASALDGTPVVALCGKVWVPGRDPKKYPVCPMCKEIYDSMSAGGDQGKDGGKK, encoded by the coding sequence ATGAGCACTCTCGAGCCCGAGCGCGGGACAGGTACGGGGACCCTCGTAGAGCCGACGCCGCAGACCTCCCATGGCGACGGCGATCACGAGCGCTTCGCCCACTACGTCCAGAAGGACAAGATCATGGCGAGCGCCCTCGACGGCACCCCCGTCGTGGCGCTGTGCGGCAAGGTCTGGGTACCGGGCCGTGACCCCAAGAAGTACCCCGTCTGCCCCATGTGCAAGGAGATCTACGACTCCATGAGCGCCGGCGGGGACCAGGGCAAGGACGGCGGCAAGAAGTAG
- a CDS encoding extracellular solute-binding protein has translation MKLPARRSTARPATRPAARPARLAVLLAAVLTVTAACAPQTSGGSASGKDEKTGTLRVWLFQEVDNRPKEQVVETVLADFEKAHEGTDVTVEYIPVESRAQRVKAAFNDPESAPDVIEYGNTDTAGYVEDGGLADVTAEFRAWKEAKDTDPTARQSVTVDGRVYGAPYFVGVRALYYRTDLFEELGLDVPRTLEELASTAKAIRAARPGLYGLAVGGAYTYGAMPFLWAHGGDLATGKGGSYASALDTPAARKGIEAYTSLFGDANCPAAKCAGMGGNDTVTAFASGKAGMAIGGDFSHQAMEAGKVKGKYAVVPLPGVKPGSIAPAFAGGNNIGVLKSTSHRTLAVDLMKRLASKKAQSALFDAMGFLPTFTDVRQRAAAREPFVKPFVETLAAGTRFVPVSPAWAQIDSSLVLPTMFQEIVSGKKDVAAASTDAARKMNDAFGSAG, from the coding sequence ATGAAGCTCCCCGCAAGACGCTCCACCGCACGCCCCGCGACACGCCCCGCCGCCCGTCCGGCCCGGCTGGCCGTGCTGCTGGCCGCCGTCCTGACCGTCACCGCCGCCTGCGCCCCCCAGACGTCCGGCGGCTCCGCCTCCGGCAAGGACGAGAAGACCGGCACCCTGCGGGTCTGGCTCTTCCAGGAGGTCGACAACCGGCCCAAGGAACAGGTCGTCGAGACGGTCCTGGCCGACTTCGAGAAGGCCCACGAGGGCACCGACGTCACCGTCGAGTACATCCCCGTCGAGTCCCGCGCCCAGCGCGTCAAGGCCGCCTTCAACGACCCGGAGAGCGCCCCCGACGTCATCGAGTACGGCAACACCGACACCGCCGGCTACGTCGAGGACGGCGGCCTGGCCGACGTCACCGCGGAGTTCCGCGCCTGGAAGGAGGCGAAGGACACCGACCCCACGGCCCGGCAGTCGGTCACCGTCGACGGCAGGGTCTACGGCGCCCCCTACTTCGTCGGCGTGCGCGCCCTGTACTACCGGACGGACCTCTTCGAGGAACTCGGCCTCGACGTCCCGCGGACCCTGGAGGAGCTGGCCTCCACCGCGAAGGCGATCCGGGCGGCCCGGCCCGGCCTGTACGGCCTCGCCGTCGGCGGTGCCTACACCTACGGGGCGATGCCGTTCCTGTGGGCCCACGGCGGCGACCTGGCCACCGGCAAGGGCGGATCGTACGCCTCCGCCCTCGACACCCCCGCCGCGCGCAAGGGCATCGAGGCGTACACCTCCCTCTTCGGCGACGCCAACTGTCCCGCCGCCAAGTGCGCGGGCATGGGGGGCAACGACACCGTCACCGCGTTCGCGTCGGGGAAGGCGGGCATGGCGATCGGTGGCGACTTCAGCCACCAGGCCATGGAGGCCGGCAAGGTCAAGGGCAAGTACGCCGTCGTACCGCTGCCGGGCGTGAAGCCGGGCTCCATCGCTCCGGCGTTCGCGGGCGGGAACAACATCGGTGTGCTGAAGAGCACGTCGCACCGCACGCTCGCCGTGGACCTGATGAAGCGCCTGGCGTCGAAGAAGGCGCAGAGCGCGCTGTTCGACGCGATGGGCTTCCTGCCGACCTTCACGGACGTACGGCAGCGGGCCGCCGCCAGGGAACCCTTCGTCAAGCCGTTCGTCGAGACGCTCGCCGCGGGCACCAGGTTCGTGCCGGTCTCGCCCGCCTGGGCGCAGATCGACTCCTCGCTGGTGCTGCCGACCATGTTCCAGGAGATCGTCAGCGGCAAGAAGGACGTGGCGGCGGCCTCCACGGACGCGGCGCGGAAGATGAACGACGCGTTCGGCTCCGCCGGATGA
- a CDS encoding carbohydrate ABC transporter permease: protein MDRPTTDAPPPAASPAGGPAPAVAARPVRRPAPAGRRPAPRGRDGWTPWLYLAPALAVLGGLLVYPVYQLGLISFLEYTQAQVSGGEPTTFKGLGNYAELFGDDQFWQVLLATVLFAAACVVCTLAVGCALAVLLTRVRAVPRLALMLAALGAWATPAITGSTVWLFLFDADFGPVNRILGLGDHSWTYGRLSAFLLVLLEVVWCSFPFVMVTVYAGIRAVPSEVLEAAALDGASQWRIWRSVLAPMLRPVLTVVTIQSVIWDFKVFTQIYVMTGGGGIAGQNLVLNVYAYQKAFASSQYSLGSAIGVVMLLILLAVTLVYLRLLRRQGEEL, encoded by the coding sequence ATGGACCGGCCCACCACGGACGCCCCGCCGCCCGCCGCCTCGCCGGCCGGGGGCCCGGCGCCCGCCGTGGCGGCCCGCCCGGTACGGCGCCCCGCGCCCGCCGGGCGGCGGCCCGCGCCCCGCGGGCGCGACGGCTGGACGCCCTGGCTGTACCTCGCGCCCGCCCTCGCCGTCCTCGGCGGACTGCTCGTCTATCCCGTCTACCAGCTCGGCCTGATCTCGTTCCTGGAGTACACCCAGGCCCAGGTCAGCGGGGGCGAGCCGACCACCTTCAAGGGCCTGGGCAACTACGCCGAGCTCTTCGGCGACGACCAGTTCTGGCAGGTGCTGCTGGCGACCGTGCTGTTCGCCGCGGCCTGCGTGGTCTGCACCCTCGCGGTCGGCTGCGCCCTCGCGGTCCTGCTCACCCGGGTCCGGGCGGTGCCGCGGCTCGCGCTGATGCTGGCCGCGCTGGGCGCCTGGGCCACCCCGGCGATCACCGGCTCGACGGTGTGGCTGTTCCTGTTCGACGCGGACTTCGGCCCCGTCAACCGGATCCTCGGCCTCGGCGACCACTCCTGGACGTACGGGCGCCTGAGCGCCTTCCTCCTCGTCCTGCTCGAAGTGGTCTGGTGCTCCTTCCCGTTCGTCATGGTCACCGTCTACGCCGGCATCCGCGCCGTACCGTCGGAGGTGCTGGAAGCCGCCGCCCTGGACGGGGCCTCGCAGTGGCGGATCTGGCGCTCGGTGCTCGCCCCGATGCTGCGGCCGGTCCTGACGGTCGTCACCATCCAGTCGGTCATCTGGGACTTCAAGGTGTTCACCCAGATCTACGTCATGACGGGCGGCGGCGGCATCGCCGGCCAGAACCTCGTGCTGAACGTCTACGCCTACCAGAAGGCGTTCGCGTCCTCGCAGTACAGCCTCGGCTCCGCGATCGGCGTGGTGATGCTGCTGATCCTGCTCGCCGTGACGCTCGTGTACCTGCGGCTGCTGCGCCGCCAGGGGGAGGAACTGTGA
- a CDS encoding carbohydrate ABC transporter permease, whose product MNLPRPYVRRPWRLAAESSALLIAAAVAFPLYWMVLSAFKPAGEIESDQPRPWTLQPSLDSFRRVFGQQEFGRYFLNSLLVAGTVVLASALIAFLAATAVTRFRFRFRTTLLIMFLVAQMVPVEALTIPLFFLMRDAGQLNTLGSLILPHIAFSLPFAIWMLRGFVKAVPEALEEAARIDGASRARFLWQILFPLVFPGLVATSVFSFISTWNDFLFAKSFIISDTSQSTLPMALLVFYKPDDPDWGGVMAASTVMTVPVLVFFVLVQRRLVSGLGGAVKD is encoded by the coding sequence GTGAATCTTCCGCGCCCGTATGTGCGCCGTCCGTGGCGGCTGGCCGCCGAGTCCTCGGCCCTGCTGATCGCGGCGGCCGTCGCCTTCCCGCTGTACTGGATGGTGCTGAGCGCCTTCAAACCGGCCGGCGAGATCGAGTCGGACCAGCCCCGGCCGTGGACCCTCCAGCCGTCGCTGGACTCCTTCCGGCGGGTCTTCGGACAGCAGGAATTCGGCCGGTACTTCCTCAACAGCCTGCTCGTGGCGGGCACCGTCGTGCTCGCCTCGGCGCTCATCGCGTTTCTCGCCGCGACCGCCGTGACACGATTCCGCTTCCGTTTCCGGACCACCCTGCTGATCATGTTCCTGGTGGCCCAGATGGTGCCGGTGGAGGCGCTCACGATCCCGCTGTTCTTCCTGATGCGGGACGCCGGTCAACTGAACACCCTGGGATCGCTGATCCTGCCCCACATCGCCTTCTCGCTGCCCTTCGCGATCTGGATGCTGCGGGGCTTCGTGAAGGCCGTTCCCGAAGCCCTGGAGGAGGCCGCCCGCATCGACGGGGCGAGCCGGGCGCGATTCCTGTGGCAGATCCTTTTCCCGCTGGTCTTCCCGGGGCTGGTCGCCACCAGCGTGTTCTCCTTCATCTCGACCTGGAACGACTTCCTGTTCGCCAAGTCCTTCATCATCAGCGACACCTCGCAGTCGACCCTGCCGATGGCCCTGCTGGTGTTCTACAAGCCGGACGACCCGGACTGGGGCGGCGTGATGGCGGCGTCCACGGTGATGACCGTTCCGGTGCTCGTGTTCTTCGTACTCGTACAACGACGACTTGTCTCCGGACTCGGCGGAGCGGTGAAGGACTAG
- a CDS encoding beta-N-acetylhexosaminidase yields MPRAVEKRRGGQEFGLTEHTTVWAAPGTGTTERWLRAVLGAALGLPLRPGPPDARDALRLRLDDTLAPEEYRLSVTGAGVDLTGGSAAGVFWAAQTLRQLLGPDAFRKAPLRPGARHTVEHQVIEDRPRFRWRGLMLDVARHFLPKDGVLRYLDLMAAHKLNVFHFHLTDDQGWRIEIERYPKLTEIGSWRARTKFGHRASPLWEDKPHGGYYTQDDIREIVAYAAERHITVVPEIDVPGHSQAAIAAYPELGNTDVVDTGALAVWDTWGVCPNVLAPTENTLRFYEGVFEEVLDLFPSEFIHVGGDECPKDQWRRSPAAQARIAELGLADENELQAWFIGHFDAWLSARGRRLIGWDEILEGGLARGAAVSSWRGYGGGVAAARAGHDVVMCPEQQVYLDHRQSADPGEPVPIGYVRTLEDVYRFEPVPPLLTEREARHVLGTQANVWTEVMEDQGRVDYQAFPRLAAFAEVAWSVLPPPPRRDFAGFERRMAAHYRRLDALGVAYRPPTGPRPWQRRPGVLGRPIDGPPPNK; encoded by the coding sequence ATGCCCCGCGCCGTCGAGAAGCGGCGCGGCGGCCAGGAGTTCGGGCTGACCGAGCACACCACCGTGTGGGCCGCCCCCGGCACCGGGACCACCGAACGGTGGCTGCGCGCCGTGCTGGGAGCCGCCCTGGGCCTGCCGCTGCGCCCCGGCCCGCCCGACGCCCGCGACGCGCTGCGGCTGCGTCTCGACGACACCCTCGCCCCCGAGGAGTACCGGCTGAGCGTCACCGGAGCCGGCGTGGACCTCACCGGCGGCAGCGCGGCCGGCGTCTTCTGGGCGGCCCAGACCCTGCGCCAGCTCCTCGGCCCGGACGCCTTCCGGAAAGCACCCCTGCGGCCCGGCGCCCGCCACACGGTCGAACACCAGGTCATCGAGGACCGGCCCCGATTCCGCTGGCGCGGCCTCATGCTCGACGTCGCCCGTCACTTCCTGCCCAAGGACGGCGTGCTGCGCTATCTGGACCTGATGGCCGCGCACAAACTGAACGTCTTCCACTTTCATCTGACGGATGATCAGGGATGGCGGATCGAGATCGAGCGATACCCGAAGCTGACCGAGATCGGCTCCTGGCGGGCCCGTACGAAATTCGGCCACCGCGCCTCGCCGCTGTGGGAGGACAAACCGCACGGCGGCTACTACACCCAGGACGACATCCGGGAGATCGTCGCCTACGCCGCCGAGCGGCATATCACCGTCGTCCCGGAAATCGACGTGCCCGGGCACTCGCAGGCCGCCATCGCCGCGTATCCGGAACTCGGCAACACCGACGTCGTGGACACCGGCGCCCTCGCCGTCTGGGACACCTGGGGCGTCTGCCCCAACGTATTGGCGCCCACCGAGAACACCCTGCGCTTCTACGAGGGCGTCTTCGAGGAAGTCCTGGACCTGTTCCCGTCGGAGTTCATCCACGTCGGCGGTGACGAATGCCCCAAGGACCAGTGGCGGCGCTCACCCGCCGCGCAGGCCCGGATCGCGGAACTCGGGCTCGCGGACGAGAACGAACTCCAGGCGTGGTTCATCGGCCACTTCGACGCCTGGCTCTCCGCGCGCGGACGCCGGCTCATCGGCTGGGACGAGATCCTGGAGGGCGGGCTGGCCAGGGGCGCGGCCGTGTCCTCGTGGCGCGGCTACGGGGGCGGCGTCGCCGCCGCGCGCGCCGGGCACGACGTCGTCATGTGCCCCGAGCAGCAGGTCTACCTGGACCACCGGCAGTCCGCGGATCCCGGCGAACCGGTGCCGATCGGGTACGTGCGCACCCTGGAGGACGTCTACCGGTTCGAGCCGGTCCCGCCGCTGCTGACCGAGCGGGAGGCGCGCCACGTCCTCGGCACCCAGGCCAACGTGTGGACGGAGGTGATGGAGGACCAGGGACGCGTCGACTACCAGGCGTTCCCCAGGCTCGCCGCCTTCGCCGAGGTGGCGTGGAGCGTGCTGCCGCCCCCGCCGCGGCGGGACTTCGCCGGCTTCGAACGGCGGATGGCCGCCCACTACCGGCGGCTCGACGCCCTCGGGGTCGCCTACCGGCCACCCACGGGCCCGCGGCCCTGGCAGCGGCGTCCCGGCGTACTGGGCCGCCCGATCGACGGACCGCCGCCGAACAAGTAG
- a CDS encoding FAD binding domain-containing protein, translating into MTTHAPQAAQAVTLPTTLDEAVAALTAMPAAVPVAGGTDLMAAVNSGQLRPTALVGLGRISEIRGWQYQDGHALLGAGLTHARMGRPDFAALIPALAAAARAAGPPHIRNAGTLGGNIASAAPTGDALPVLAALEATLIIAGPDGARREIPVSHLLAGVEMLRAGELIGYVRVPLLHAPQVFLKATGRTGPGRAVASVALVLDPARRGVRCAVGAIAPMPLRPLDAEHWVAQLIDWDNDRAIVPDALHAFGEYVAAACIPDPAPAEDGSVPQLPPAVLHLRRTVAALARRALGRALS; encoded by the coding sequence TTGACCACGCACGCACCGCAGGCGGCGCAGGCCGTCACGCTGCCCACGACGCTGGACGAGGCGGTGGCGGCGCTGACCGCCATGCCCGCCGCCGTGCCCGTCGCGGGTGGCACCGACCTCATGGCCGCCGTCAACTCCGGTCAGCTCAGGCCCACCGCGCTGGTCGGCCTCGGCCGCATCAGCGAGATCCGCGGCTGGCAGTACCAGGACGGCCACGCGCTGCTCGGCGCCGGTCTCACCCACGCGCGGATGGGCCGCCCCGACTTCGCCGCCCTCATCCCGGCGCTCGCCGCCGCCGCGCGGGCCGCCGGCCCGCCGCACATCCGCAACGCCGGGACCCTGGGCGGCAACATCGCCTCGGCCGCCCCGACGGGCGACGCGCTGCCCGTGCTGGCCGCCCTGGAGGCGACGCTGATCATCGCGGGCCCGGACGGAGCCCGCCGGGAGATCCCGGTGTCGCACCTGCTGGCCGGTGTGGAGATGCTCCGCGCGGGCGAACTCATCGGCTACGTGCGCGTGCCGCTCCTGCACGCCCCCCAGGTCTTCCTCAAGGCCACCGGCCGCACCGGCCCGGGACGTGCCGTGGCCTCGGTGGCGCTGGTCCTCGACCCCGCGCGGCGCGGAGTGCGGTGTGCCGTCGGCGCCATAGCCCCCATGCCGCTGCGCCCCCTGGACGCCGAGCACTGGGTCGCCCAGCTCATCGACTGGGACAACGACCGCGCGATCGTGCCGGACGCCCTGCACGCCTTCGGGGAGTACGTGGCCGCCGCCTGCATCCCCGACCCGGCACCGGCCGAGGACGGCTCCGTACCGCAGCTTCCGCCCGCGGTACTGCACCTGCGGCGCACCGTCGCCGCGCTGGCCCGACGAGCACTGGGGAGGGCGCTGTCGTGA